The Eulemur rufifrons isolate Redbay chromosome 3, OSU_ERuf_1, whole genome shotgun sequence DNA segment TCTGTGTCCAGACATGATTACAGAGGGGTCACAGAGTGGCCTTGTCTAATGTTGATTTTctgtgaaattatttatatttttaccagGAGGGCACTGAGGCCTCTATCTCTGAGTGCCAGGCCAGCTCCTAGCAGCACCGAGTCCTCTATCTGTGAGTCCCAGGCCAGCTCCTAGCAATGCTGAGGCCTAGCAGATAGGACCAGGCCAGCTCCCACATGGCAGGGactgcttttctttctcccctgAAAAATTAGCATGGTGACTTCAAAATTGCTGTGTTTCCATTCCTCTTGGTAAATCAACATGCGCATCATCAACCTGTGCCTCTGCTTGGCCAGATCGCCAGGCACTGGGGCTCATTTCCCTCCCTGGGTGGGGTGTAGCAGACAGCAGGCCTCTCAGCTGGCAGACATCCCCTGCTCCCCCTGGCTGCATACAGCCCAGTGCTTCTGGAGGCCTCTGTACTATTTGCTCCTACCTCCTCCTAGCACACCTCAACGGCTTCCCTACTGCTCACTTTACCTGTGCTCACCCCACAGCCTCCCCTGTATGTTCTACCACTGGACTCACCTTCCTAAACACAATCCCCTGCCTGACTGCCCTTCACCGACAGGATAGGCTTGAGCCCTCCCTGGCCTTCTCTCTTGCACTAGGGGCTTTTGCTGTAGATCCCCCTGGCCCTGGTCCTGGTCCACACCTTCAGACCCTAGCCATCCCCAGGGAGCCTCCCCCAAGCCTCTCCCTCTTAGCCAAGGCATGTGTCCTTGAACTCCTCAAGAAAACACTGTCCTTGCACATTTTGCTTGGCAGTTATTCCTGAGCTCCTTCTTTCACTTCTACAGATGTTCTAACCATGTaaaaattctgtgttttcttctttagtgTAAAATCCTGATGCATCTGGGAGTTAGCACTAGACAGGTCGCTTCTCCTAATTAGAATGCTTACAGCACTTGCAGTCACCCTGGAGAAGGAACTGTACCTGCTCAAGGAAACTGGCAGAAAATGGGGGGAAGGTGGAACCATGTTGCCTGCCCCATGCCCAGCATGTGACTAAGCTTAGCCCTGTGTCCCAGGCTAAGGAGTGTGGACTTTATTCTGAGGGCACCCATTAGAGGGTTGTAAGCAGGTGAGCAGTGTGATCACCATTTCTGCCTGGTGGAGGGCTGATGAGCCTACAGGGTCAGTATGAGGTGGCTTGAGGCAGGTggtagggagaggggagggaggctggccTTGCTCTGTCCTGGGAAGATAATGCAGAAGCAGGCAGGTTTCAGGGAGCAGGAGCTTGGCTTTGGGCAGGCCCCAGCTGCCTGTGAACATGGCTTGTGGTGTATGGGTCCCTTCACAAGCACTGAGGTGCCGATGCCAGTTAAACAAGTGGATTGAcaggctggtggggaggaggtggaggagcaaGAGAGGTTCTCATGCCAAGCTGGAGAGTCCTGGGGAGAAAGGCTACAGTGGCCAAGTCTAAGGCCGTCCCTGGCCCTGAAGGCACTAGAGTTAGGAGCTCAGGAGGGCTCAGACAGAACCCCAGGAAGCAGAGGAACCTAGCTTTGGAGCAGCAAGAGCCACAGCAGCGGAAATGCAAAACAGGCTGTGCTGTGGGCTTAGGAGAGGACAGGACCTGACTAGCTGAGCCCTCAGAGCCTTTGTCCAGCTTACTGACTGGGGCTCTGGTCTGCAGGTTTCTGGTGACAAGGACGGAGAGGTGCGGAGGCTCTTTGTCTGAAGCAGACCTAGGCAGCATTTCAGGGTGCCCACACAGATGGACTCCACGGTGACTGGAAAGCCCTAAGGAGAGCCTGGCAGAGCCCCGGGGGCAGGACAGGCTGCCCTGGGGTGGGTCAATGACCTGTGCCACTGGCCCTTGCCTGGGGCAACAGACAGTAAGGGGCTTATGGGGCCCACTGCCACACTGTGCCACTTCCAGAATGATCAAATGTCAGACATAACCAGGTCACTTACCATCGTGTGACCCAGGCACAGGTGTAACTAACTCTGATGGAGCCTCAGATCTCTCCATCCGCTGGGAATCCCACGACATACCTCATAACACAGCGGAGAAGATGGCAAGGAAGGATGTACAGTGTGGACAGAGGATCAGCTACTGTCATTAACCTTTCATATTAATGCCTGGTCCTGTGCCCCCATCAGCCAGGGGTGCCCAGAGCCCCCTCCCTACCTCAGTGAGGCAGTGAGAAGAGTGACTGGGAGAAGGCAGAGAGCAGATCTCATTTATTGGCATTTTAATGACAGCAGAGTGAGAGGAAGGCTTCCGCCTCCCCTGAAACATGCCGTCCTCTCTGCCCTCAGGGCTCAGCACAGGGATGAGACCCCCACACTAATGTCCCCCAGAGAGAAGCACTCCAGggtgcagtggggaggggaaggggtacTCTATGCCAGGCTGGGGAGCTGGGACAGGAGGGAAGACGTGCACCCTCAGCTCTTGGCTCAATCCCTCTCCCCTGGGACCTGGTGTTGCCCCCAGACCCTGGGGTGGGCTGGCAGACAGGGCTCATGCAACAATGAGTGAATAGGAGGTGGCCTGGAAACGTGGCCTTGTTGCCCCTTGGCGGGGGCGGGAGGACTAAAAGGGCCATGCTGTGGCCACAGCGGGTCCAAAGAGAAGTATCTGCAGTGTACATAAAGGAGGGTTGGAGAGGGGCTTTCTCTGTCCCAAGCTGTGCCCAGGACAAAAGAGAGGGGAAATACAGATGGCACTGCCATGCCAGGGGCAGGGTCCAGGCCAGCCATGCCACCTGATGGAGCACAGCGAGCTGGGGGCTTGGACTACTCCTTGGCGCGGCCGATGATGGTGAGGATGTACAGGAAGATGTTGATGATGTCTGTGTATAGGTTCAGTGCGGCAAACACGTACTCCTCTGGGCTCAGGGACAGCTGCTTGTTCCCCAGTAGCAGCTGGGTGTCCACTGCCAGGAACTAGGGGTGACAGAACAGTGGTGTCGAGGGACAGGCTTGCCTACCCGgtgtcccagcccctccccaccagggGCTCCCCCCACCCTCACTCACACAGGTGAAGAGCAGAGCACCCAGCGAGGCATACACAATCTCCAGGATGCGGTTCCGGAGGAAGATGCAGAGGATGGCGAAGATGAAGagcaccaccatgctcaccagGAGCACGCCCATGCACGAGGTGAAGTCGTAGCGAGTCtgagagggtgggagaggaaCAGGGGCCATGGGTGCTCCGCCCCCTGGGAAGGCCTTTGGGCCCCAGGGCCATAGCCCTGCCATAGGGGGCCCCTCACCTGCATGGAGAAGATGACCACCGTGAAGCAGACGGCCGTGGTGATGCCCACGGCCATGATGACCGCCTCAGTGTTGTAGAAGCTGGCGATCATGCCCACCATGTAGGACAGGCTGACGGTCAGGATCGACTGTGGGGAGATAGGAAGGGGATGGGGGTGCACCAGCCTTGGGTGTGCAagctgctccctgcctcccccacgtCCCCTACTCTCTCCTGCTTCGTGGGGAGAAGGGGAACCAGGGTGACCAGGCCCCCCAGAGTGGGCATGTGGGACTGATACACTGGGCCCAGGGGGCCAGGGGCCCAGGTTTGGGGGTTACCAGTGCAACGAGGTTCCAGGGGTGCTTCCGCCGGAAGTCCCCACAACAGCTGAGGACAATGAGGGAGATAAAGAAGATGGCGTAGGAGACATAGTAGGTCCAGACGTTCTCCCGGACAAAACCCTTCACCTCCCGGACAAAAGTGAACACAGACACCGTGGACAGGGTCACCGACAGCTGCAGGGTCAGCACCAGGAACACCTGGAGAGGAAGTGACTCAGAGCCTGCCAGGCGTTGGCCTCCCACCCCACAGACACCCTGGCCTCACCTTCCGGATGAAGGCCTGTCGGATGCTCTTGTCATCCCAGTTGGTGGCAGGAAAATCCTGGTTGTCATAGTAGGATGGGGGCCCCTCCTCCTGGTAGTTCCCATGCTGTGGTGCTGGGGGCGGATGGGCTGTGTTAGTGCACTTCTGGGTACCGTACCCATGCCCGtgaccctgccctgccctgcccctgcccttgccctgcccctgcctctgccccgcccctgccccactCACAGTCAGGGTCCTGTGCCTGGAAGGCCTGTGGTTGTCCATAGGGGTTAGGGGGGAAGGGGCTCTGAGGGTATGGCCCCTGTGGGTAGCCCTCTTGGGGGTAGGGCCCCTGAGGGTAGCCCCCTTGGGGGTAGGGGCCCTGAGGGTAGCCCCCTTGGGAGTAGGGGCCTTGAGGGTAGCCGCCTTGGGGGTAGGAGCTGGGGCCATGGGGATACCCTGGCTGACCATAGGGGGAGGGCTGGAAAGGGGGCTGTGGGTAGGGGGCCCCCGGATAAGGAGGCTGAGCATAGGGGGGCATGGGTGGCTGGGGCCCGCCAGGATATCCAGGGTTAGGGGGAGGATAGTTGTCCCCAGACACCAAGAAACTCTTTTCATGGGACATGGCCTCCGGTTCCGTGGTCTGCCCctagaggagacagagagaacagTTAGCCCTGCGTGACACTGTGGGAACCAGCCTGTGGCGGTCTCACCTGCTGCCAGGaacccagagggaaggaaggggaagccATGACCTTTGCCCCCGGCTGTAGGGAGCCCTGGAGGGGCCAGGAGAAGCGGG contains these protein-coding regions:
- the GRINA gene encoding protein lifeguard 1, giving the protein MSHEKSFLVSGDNYPPPNPGYPGGPQPPMPPYAQPPYPGAPYPQPPFQPSPYGQPGYPHGPSSYPQGGYPQGPYSQGGYPQGPYPQGGYPQGPYPQEGYPQGPYPQSPFPPNPYGQPQAFQAQDPDSPQHGNYQEEGPPSYYDNQDFPATNWDDKSIRQAFIRKVFLVLTLQLSVTLSTVSVFTFVREVKGFVRENVWTYYVSYAIFFISLIVLSCCGDFRRKHPWNLVALSILTVSLSYMVGMIASFYNTEAVIMAVGITTAVCFTVVIFSMQTRYDFTSCMGVLLVSMVVLFIFAILCIFLRNRILEIVYASLGALLFTCFLAVDTQLLLGNKQLSLSPEEYVFAALNLYTDIINIFLYILTIIGRAKE